From the genome of Geobacter sp. SVR, one region includes:
- a CDS encoding phosphotransacetylase family protein: protein MAQKIFIAATGQNCGKTTTSISLLHLALKKYARVGFIKPLGPKPAMLRGIPVDKDAALIAEVFGLQKDLRSMSPVVVYPETARRFIDGDIALADLRDRILQAFAELERRCDFIIIEGSGHPGVGSVLKLSNARIARMLDAPVLMVSGGGVGNVVDTICMNLALFEKEGAEVRAVLANKLIPEKRERVLDYLRRALSDQPFRIIGGFDYQPVLANPTLRRISRLLNLPLHGNRREMGRIIHNVQIGAASTQRITELLKESSLLIVTSSRDELLVTLANLYQMPEYRSRIAGLVIPGISQISTITQRILDRSRIPYLRTELQTTAELYRIITEDVSKTTAEDTEKLDLVRNLAERSLDFDELDLLFTPSTSIRTA, encoded by the coding sequence ATGGCGCAAAAGATCTTCATCGCGGCCACCGGACAGAACTGCGGCAAGACGACCACCAGCATTTCACTGCTACATCTGGCCCTGAAAAAATATGCACGGGTCGGCTTCATCAAGCCCTTGGGACCCAAACCCGCCATGCTGCGAGGGATACCGGTCGATAAGGACGCGGCCCTGATAGCCGAAGTGTTCGGCCTTCAGAAAGATCTGCGCTCCATGTCACCAGTGGTGGTGTATCCCGAAACCGCCCGCCGGTTCATCGACGGCGACATCGCTCTGGCAGACCTCCGGGACAGGATTCTGCAGGCTTTTGCAGAACTGGAGCGGCGCTGCGATTTCATCATCATCGAAGGCTCCGGCCACCCCGGCGTCGGTTCGGTCCTGAAACTTTCCAATGCCCGCATCGCCCGCATGCTTGATGCACCGGTGCTGATGGTCTCGGGGGGCGGGGTGGGGAACGTGGTCGACACGATCTGCATGAACCTGGCCCTGTTCGAGAAGGAGGGTGCCGAGGTGCGGGCTGTGCTGGCCAACAAGCTCATTCCCGAAAAGCGCGAGCGGGTGCTGGATTACCTCCGGCGTGCGCTGTCGGACCAGCCCTTCCGCATCATCGGCGGATTCGATTACCAGCCGGTCCTGGCCAACCCGACCCTGCGGCGCATATCGCGCCTGTTGAACCTGCCGCTGCACGGCAACCGCCGCGAGATGGGGCGCATCATCCACAACGTCCAGATCGGCGCCGCATCGACCCAGCGCATCACCGAACTGCTCAAGGAGTCATCCCTGCTGATCGTTACCAGCAGCCGCGACGAATTGCTGGTGACCCTGGCCAACCTGTACCAGATGCCGGAATACCGCTCGCGCATTGCCGGCCTGGTCATTCCCGGGATCAGCCAGATCAGCACCATCACCCAGCGTATCCTCGACCGCAGCCGCATCCCTTACCTGCGCACCGAGCTGCAGACCACTGCCGAACTGTACCGCATCATTACGGAGGATGTGTCCAAGACCACTGCCGAAGACACCGAAAAGCTGGACCTGGTGCGGAATCTGGCCGAACGCAGCCTGGATTTCGACGAGCTTGACCTCCTTTTCACCCCTTCGACCAGCATACGAACCGCATAA
- the coxB gene encoding cytochrome c oxidase subunit II — translation MHPITTTEAIDPVFMFIFGACLVLLIGITAAMVTFVVRYHRSRSPEPTSRVENNLRLEVVWTLLPTLLVLAMFYYGWAGYLALRNVPEGAMEVTATARMWSWSFSYANGRTATKLYVPVGKPVKVELVSPDVVHGFYVPAFRVKRDVVPGMKNHVWFVADKAGSYDLFCSQYCGTGHSAMITTIEALPAPEFAAWLQQETAGAAGNGRTLMEKHGCVGCHSLDGSPSIGPTLKGLFGSQVKVTKDGKPLTVTADRAFLIESIREPMATVVEGFQPIMPANPDLSKEDLEAIVEFIKELK, via the coding sequence ATGCATCCGATAACAACGACCGAAGCGATCGATCCGGTCTTCATGTTCATCTTCGGAGCCTGTCTGGTGCTGTTGATCGGCATCACAGCCGCCATGGTGACCTTTGTCGTCCGTTACCACCGTTCCCGCTCCCCGGAGCCGACCTCGCGGGTGGAGAACAACCTGCGTCTGGAGGTGGTCTGGACCCTGCTGCCGACCTTACTGGTGCTGGCCATGTTCTATTACGGCTGGGCCGGTTACCTGGCATTGCGCAACGTGCCGGAAGGGGCGATGGAGGTGACCGCAACTGCTCGCATGTGGTCATGGAGCTTCAGTTATGCCAACGGCAGGACTGCCACCAAGCTGTACGTTCCGGTGGGCAAGCCGGTCAAGGTGGAGTTGGTGTCGCCGGACGTGGTGCACGGCTTCTACGTGCCCGCCTTCCGGGTCAAGCGCGACGTGGTGCCGGGCATGAAGAACCATGTCTGGTTCGTGGCCGACAAGGCCGGTTCCTACGACCTGTTCTGCTCGCAGTACTGCGGCACCGGGCACTCGGCCATGATCACCACCATCGAGGCGCTGCCCGCGCCGGAGTTTGCCGCCTGGCTGCAGCAGGAAACCGCCGGCGCCGCCGGTAACGGCAGGACGCTGATGGAGAAGCATGGCTGCGTCGGATGCCATTCCCTGGACGGCTCGCCCAGCATCGGTCCCACCTTGAAAGGGCTGTTCGGCAGTCAGGTCAAAGTGACCAAGGATGGCAAGCCGCTGACGGTGACCGCCGACAGGGCTTTCCTGATAGAGTCCATCCGTGAGCCGATGGCGACCGTGGTGGAGGGGTTCCAGCCGATCATGCCCGCCAATCCTGATCTGTCCAAGGAAGATCTGGAGGCGATCGTCGAATTCATTAAGGAATTGAAATGA
- a CDS encoding UbiA family prenyltransferase yields the protein MIVSLMRLFRPRLVLLNGIAALGGCFLFSAGTHPALLVEVYGGVVLLAAAGSALNQVLERDIDRLMVRTCLRPLPSGDLTPLRAAAIGGAAALAGLLLLAAAGGALPALLGGVALAWYLAVYTPLKRHTSLAPVVGALCGAMTPLIGWSAAGGDPRDFRAVLLAGLLYLWQIPHFRLFQSRHINDYRCTGLPLLGSASERHASVAYLLPWLMALAAVAMLLPAFGLIGPKLAPWFATVPLVPVVMAFCRCDSALFSYLNFFPLLVTLAILLERQKLFCW from the coding sequence ATGATCGTCTCCCTGATGCGGCTGTTCCGTCCGCGCCTGGTGTTGCTGAACGGTATCGCCGCTCTGGGGGGCTGTTTCCTGTTTTCGGCCGGTACGCACCCGGCGTTGTTGGTCGAGGTCTACGGCGGGGTCGTTCTGCTGGCTGCGGCCGGTTCTGCATTGAATCAGGTGCTGGAGCGGGATATCGACCGCCTGATGGTGCGGACATGTCTGCGCCCGTTGCCCAGCGGGGATTTGACGCCGCTCCGCGCAGCCGCCATCGGCGGCGCGGCCGCCCTGGCCGGCCTGCTTCTGCTGGCGGCGGCCGGAGGCGCTTTGCCGGCCCTGCTGGGGGGGGTGGCCCTGGCCTGGTACCTGGCGGTGTATACCCCCCTCAAACGTCATACCTCTCTTGCCCCGGTCGTGGGCGCCCTGTGCGGAGCCATGACGCCTCTGATCGGCTGGAGTGCTGCCGGTGGAGATCCCCGCGATTTCCGCGCGGTGTTGCTGGCAGGCCTGTTGTATCTGTGGCAGATTCCGCATTTCCGGCTGTTTCAAAGCAGGCACATCAACGACTATCGCTGCACCGGACTGCCGCTTTTGGGATCGGCTTCGGAACGCCATGCTTCCGTCGCCTACCTGCTGCCCTGGCTGATGGCACTGGCCGCTGTCGCCATGCTTCTGCCGGCTTTTGGCCTGATCGGTCCGAAGCTGGCCCCCTGGTTCGCCACGGTTCCCCTGGTGCCTGTTGTCATGGCCTTCTGCCGCTGTGACTCGGCCCTTTTTTCCTACCTGAATTTCTTTCCCCTGCTGGTGACCCTGGCAATCCTGCTTGAGCGACAGAAGCTTTTTTGCTGGTAG
- the can gene encoding carbonate dehydratase — protein sequence MLKRNLSDLLESNRDWSIRMTGQDASFFQRLVNQHAPEYLWIGCSDSRVPANEIVGLLPGELFVHRNVANVVIHTDLNCLSVIQYAVEVLKVRHIIVCGHYGCGGIEAALENRKLGLIDNWLRHVQDVQQKHQRRLLPQESSKSVSDRLCELHVIEQVVNVCKTTIVREAWERGQNLVIHGWIYSLKNGLVTDLGISVADAGELDQIYDAALSGLNNCGCCA from the coding sequence ATGCTGAAAAGAAATCTGAGCGACCTGCTGGAGAGCAACCGTGATTGGTCCATCCGGATGACTGGGCAGGATGCCTCCTTTTTTCAGCGGCTGGTCAACCAACATGCCCCGGAATATCTCTGGATCGGCTGTTCCGACAGCCGGGTGCCGGCCAATGAAATTGTCGGGCTGCTGCCGGGGGAGCTGTTCGTTCACCGCAATGTGGCCAATGTCGTCATCCATACCGATCTGAACTGTCTCTCGGTGATCCAGTACGCGGTTGAGGTACTGAAGGTCAGACATATCATCGTCTGTGGTCACTACGGCTGCGGCGGTATCGAGGCTGCGCTGGAGAACAGAAAGCTCGGCTTGATCGACAATTGGCTGCGACATGTCCAGGATGTGCAGCAGAAACACCAGCGGCGGCTCTTACCACAGGAGTCATCGAAATCGGTCTCTGACCGGCTGTGCGAACTGCACGTGATCGAGCAGGTCGTGAACGTCTGTAAAACCACCATCGTGCGCGAGGCATGGGAGCGTGGGCAAAACCTGGTGATACACGGCTGGATCTATAGCCTCAAGAACGGACTGGTGACCGATCTCGGGATCTCGGTGGCCGATGCCGGTGAGCTTGACCAGATCTACGATGCGGCCCTGAGCGGCCTGAACAATTGCGGGTGCTGCGCCTGA
- a CDS encoding DUF2284 domain-containing protein — translation MKILPSDGTYATFCDLTTGYRMVSILMQAVECGIIEAVGQNGCSLTEVLATGGMKEQEGARFLELLVRLGVLEQYDQHLYLSQFSRRYLLGESGLNQLKVLEFEKLLMDKWKGLGAVLRNGQGGRSEDLAPEELQQRRRLFQEAMHGAALVRAQELWDALPVPFAAGTLIDIGTGDGTYLKTFLERHAGWHAVACDLEDTLALAAFAADAPVSLQPCNLLDPQESAAFVRRHAGSASILLLSNLIHCYGPQEVEAMFLRLGETVQDDGLLVIHDFFTDGNDFGALYDAHMLVNTYNGRAYSIEETSRMVRSAGFSHVEILELPSYSHAIVATRHPRVDSRTDRIAVLRRKALALGFFEANGIDPALIRIEPWVKAKCSYGCSCYGRKWSCPPHSMGTGEFRELLACYSKAIVVAGQPPLEAFQRGLLELEKEAFLQGSKKALVFSGGPCCWCESCDERACRFPEKRRPSLESCGCDVFALAEACGITVRPIRNNDDFVQYIGLLLVE, via the coding sequence ATGAAAATACTGCCCTCGGACGGTACATACGCCACATTCTGCGACCTGACGACAGGCTACCGGATGGTGTCGATCCTGATGCAGGCCGTGGAATGCGGCATCATCGAGGCGGTTGGCCAGAATGGATGCAGCCTGACGGAGGTGCTGGCGACTGGCGGGATGAAAGAGCAAGAGGGGGCGCGCTTCCTGGAACTGCTGGTGCGGCTCGGCGTTTTGGAACAGTACGACCAGCATCTCTATCTCTCGCAGTTTTCAAGGAGATACCTGCTGGGCGAGAGTGGGCTGAACCAGCTGAAGGTGCTGGAATTCGAGAAGCTGCTGATGGACAAGTGGAAGGGGCTGGGTGCGGTCCTGCGCAACGGCCAAGGGGGCCGCTCCGAGGATCTGGCTCCCGAAGAGCTGCAGCAGCGCCGCCGGCTTTTTCAGGAGGCCATGCACGGGGCGGCCCTGGTGCGGGCGCAGGAGTTGTGGGATGCGCTGCCGGTTCCTTTCGCGGCGGGCACGCTCATCGATATCGGCACTGGCGACGGCACCTATCTCAAGACTTTCCTGGAACGTCATGCCGGTTGGCACGCCGTGGCCTGCGACCTCGAGGACACACTGGCACTGGCAGCCTTTGCAGCGGATGCTCCGGTCAGCCTTCAACCCTGCAACCTGCTCGATCCGCAGGAGTCGGCCGCCTTTGTCCGCCGTCATGCCGGCAGCGCCTCAATCCTGCTGCTGTCGAATCTGATCCACTGCTACGGGCCGCAGGAGGTGGAAGCCATGTTCCTCCGGCTGGGTGAAACCGTGCAGGATGACGGACTGCTGGTGATTCACGACTTTTTCACCGATGGCAACGATTTCGGTGCTCTGTACGATGCGCACATGCTGGTCAACACCTACAATGGCCGCGCTTACAGCATCGAGGAAACCAGTCGCATGGTGCGCTCGGCCGGATTCAGCCATGTCGAGATCCTTGAACTTCCCTCCTATTCCCATGCCATTGTGGCCACCCGCCATCCCCGGGTCGACAGCAGGACCGACCGAATCGCCGTGCTGCGCAGGAAGGCCCTCGCGCTCGGATTTTTCGAGGCCAATGGCATCGACCCCGCCCTGATCCGGATCGAACCGTGGGTCAAGGCCAAGTGCAGCTACGGCTGTTCATGCTACGGTCGCAAATGGAGTTGTCCCCCCCATTCGATGGGAACGGGCGAATTCCGGGAGCTTCTGGCCTGTTATTCCAAGGCAATCGTCGTAGCCGGACAGCCGCCGCTGGAAGCGTTCCAGAGGGGGCTGCTGGAGCTGGAAAAAGAGGCCTTTCTGCAGGGCAGCAAGAAGGCGCTGGTATTCTCCGGCGGACCGTGCTGCTGGTGCGAAAGCTGCGACGAGCGCGCCTGCCGCTTCCCGGAAAAGCGTCGCCCCTCGCTGGAATCCTGCGGCTGCGACGTGTTCGCCCTGGCGGAAGCTTGCGGCATTACGGTGCGCCCGATCAGGAACAATGACGATTTCGTCCAGTATATCGGCCTGCTGCTGGTAGAGTAG
- a CDS encoding cytochrome c encodes MFTSFTRTAALMAVPVCLIMACSPQGSKTNNEAPKVVPVQKPQSASGEELFRQFCSSCHPDGGNVSDPARNLRGATLRANNITTPEDIVRVVRKPRSRMIRFDEASLPDRDARAIADYILRSFK; translated from the coding sequence ATGTTCACGTCGTTTACACGCACTGCCGCACTGATGGCCGTTCCTGTCTGCCTGATCATGGCCTGCAGCCCTCAGGGTTCGAAAACGAACAACGAGGCGCCAAAAGTGGTTCCGGTGCAGAAACCGCAGAGTGCCTCGGGCGAGGAGCTGTTCCGTCAGTTCTGCAGCAGTTGTCATCCCGATGGCGGCAATGTCAGCGATCCTGCCAGGAACCTGCGCGGTGCAACTCTGCGAGCCAACAATATCACTACCCCCGAGGATATCGTCAGGGTTGTGCGCAAACCCCGCTCGCGCATGATCAGGTTCGATGAGGCCAGCCTGCCCGACCGGGATGCCCGGGCAATCGCCGACTATATTCTGCGTTCCTTCAAATGA
- a CDS encoding cytochrome c oxidase subunit 3 family protein, whose protein sequence is MSHPMHKDYTGAKLGMWLFLFTELLLFSGLFLLYAVYLRRYPHEFTTAGKQLNWVLGSANTVILLTSSLFAAMAVTAAQRSEARRAVGLIGGTILCATGFMIIKYFEWSAKIGHGIYPGSEHLKAGAPGESVFFGLYYMTTGIHGLHVLIGGGLLAWIAAKVKGGSVNAEHFVLLENGALYWHLVDLIWIFIFPLYYLIL, encoded by the coding sequence ATGAGCCATCCAATGCATAAGGATTACACCGGGGCCAAGCTCGGCATGTGGCTGTTTCTGTTTACCGAGCTCCTGTTGTTCAGCGGCCTGTTCCTGCTCTATGCGGTCTACCTTCGCCGTTATCCCCACGAGTTCACCACCGCCGGAAAACAGCTGAACTGGGTCCTCGGGAGCGCCAATACGGTGATCCTGCTGACCAGCAGCCTTTTTGCCGCCATGGCGGTGACAGCCGCACAGCGCAGCGAAGCGCGCCGGGCAGTGGGACTGATCGGCGGTACCATCCTCTGTGCCACGGGGTTCATGATCATCAAGTATTTCGAATGGAGCGCCAAAATCGGCCACGGCATCTATCCCGGCTCGGAGCACCTGAAGGCCGGGGCGCCGGGAGAATCGGTCTTCTTCGGTCTCTACTACATGACTACCGGCATTCACGGCCTGCACGTCCTGATCGGAGGGGGGCTGCTGGCCTGGATCGCCGCCAAGGTCAAGGGGGGTTCGGTCAACGCCGAACACTTTGTTCTGCTGGAGAACGGGGCGCTTTACTGGCATCTGGTCGATCTGATCTGGATCTTCATCTTTCCGCTGTACTATCTGATCCTGTAA
- a CDS encoding cytochrome C oxidase subunit IV family protein yields the protein MREQHHIISYRTLTLVWIALLVLTVVTVLVTRFDLGGYRVLVALAVASLKAGLVIAVFMHMKHEGRLLRALLFVALVAIAVNIGFTFFDVLYR from the coding sequence ATGAGAGAACAGCACCACATCATAAGCTACCGCACATTGACCCTGGTCTGGATAGCTCTGCTGGTCCTGACGGTTGTCACCGTGCTGGTGACGCGTTTCGACCTGGGGGGCTATCGCGTGCTGGTGGCCCTGGCGGTCGCCTCGCTCAAGGCCGGGCTCGTGATCGCCGTATTCATGCACATGAAGCACGAAGGCCGGCTGCTGCGCGCTCTGTTGTTCGTGGCCCTCGTGGCCATTGCCGTCAACATCGGGTTTACCTTTTTCGATGTGCTGTATCGATAA